The Flaviramulus sp. BrNp1-15 genome includes the window CTAGAGCTAATTTAGGTTCATCTGCATCTATTTGAGCATAAGAAAAGAATGAAATTATAAGTAAAAAAACGGTTAAAATTGATTGTTTAGTATTCATAAATTTGGAGTTTAATCTTATTGAACTAAGATTATTTACGAATACAAAAATGGTTTTGGATTATAAATTCATATATCTGTCGTACACAAATCGATGAACTGCATAACACTGAATAAAATTTATGTTTTTTTAGTTCTTTTTTAAGGATACCAATAGAATTCCAACAATAACTATTAAAGCACCTATTAACTGAAGTAGAGTTAGCGTTTCATTCAAAAAAATTGCGGCTAAAATTATTGTGGAAATTGGACCTATACCTGCAACTATAGCAAAATTTGAAGAACTAATCATTTTAATTGAAATCGACACTAAAAAAGATGGAATTACAGTAGCAAAAACTGCTATTAAAAACCCCAAAACATAAACTTCCCATGCAAAACTAAATAGACTAATTTTGCTAATAATAGAATAATGAATAAATACACAAATGCAAGAAACAAGCATAGCATAAGCCGTAAATTTAACAACACCAAATTTTGGAATTAACCAACCGCTACCTACTAAATATGAAGCATAAGTTATAGCACTTAGAAGTATAAAAAAACCTCCTAAGTAAGTATCTGTACCAGAGATAGCAACTTCATCAGAAAATGCAATAACAATACCTAAATAAGTTAATCCAATGGCTCCAGCTTGAGTTTTTGTAATAGGTTGTTTTAAAAACAATCTATTTAAAAGTAAAACAATAGTTGGATATAGAAACAATATAATTCGTTCTAAACTCGCTTTAATATAGGTAAGCCCAACAAAGTCAAAATAACTTGCTAAATAATACCCAACAAAACCAAAAAACACAACCCACACATAATCTTTATTTTTAATTTTTACATCGTTATTTTTATTACGATATATATAAGCAATAATGATATAAAAGGGGAAAGAAAACAACATTCTTAACAACAAAACACTAATAGCATCAACTTGATAATTATAAGTGAGTTTTACCATAACCGCTTTTGAGGAAAAAAGAACAATTCCTAAAACACCAATAATAATACCTAACCAAAAATGCCTTGTTGTTTGCATAAAACGAAGGTAGAATGGTATTACTAAATACTTTTTAAAAAAACTTGAGGATTACGATGTTCAGTAATAAATATCCCAAAAAGATTGTTTAAACCTAAAGACTTTCTGCTTTCTCTTTTAAGAAAGAATTTCTGGTTTTTAAAAGTTTAGTCATGTAACTTTTTAAAAAAATCCAATTTACAAACTTGCCTAAAATTCCATAAGGTAATTCAAAATAAAACCTATCAGTCATTATAGTTTTATCATCGCTTTCGCGGAAGAGGTGCTCATGCCTGTAAGATTTATAAGCTCCAAATGCCAATTCATCTACAAATAAATTTGGGGCTTCAAATTCAGTAATTTTCAACGTTAGATGTTGAACAAACCCCATATAATTAGCTTCCCATGTTACATAGTCGTTAAGTTCTACTAAACCAGTGGTTCTTCCAGCTAATGCAATTTCTTTAGAATGTTTTAGGTTTTTTTGATAAAAATCTACATCGCGTGCTAAATCAAAACAAGTTTTGATATCAGAATCTATTGTAGTATGTAGCTCAATTATAGGCATTACACATTAAACAAGAAATGCATTACATCACCATCCTTAACAATATAGTTTTTACCTTCAACACGCATTTTTCCAGCCTCTTTTACTTTAGCTTCACTACCGTAATTTACATAATCATCATAAGCTATAACTTCAGCACGAATAAAACCTTTTTCAAAATCGGTATGTATTACACCCGCTGCTTGTGGCGCAGTAGCTCCAATATCAACTGTCCAAGCACGAACTTCTTTTACTCCGGCAGTAAAGTAGGTTTGCTGATTTAAAAGCTTGTATGCAGAACGAATTAATTTAGCAGAACCTGGTTCGTCTAACCCAATATCCTGTAAAAACATTTGGCGCTCTTCATAATCATCTAACTCATTTATATCTGCTTCTGTACCTACAGCAAGCACTAATACCTCAGCACTTTCATCTTTTACAGCCTCTTTAACTTGCTCAACATACGTATTCCCAGAAACCGCAGATTCTTCATCTACATTACATACATACATAACAGGTTTATCAGTTATAAATTGCGATGGTTTTACAAAATCGTTATCATCATCCTCACTAAATTCTAAAGCTCTTACTGATGTTCCTGCTTCTAAACCTGCTTTTATTTTCAATAAAACAGCTTCTTCTTTTTGAGCATCTTTATTTCCTGTTTTGGCAGCTCGCTTTACTTTATCAAGCTTCTTTTCAACAGTTTCTAAATCTTTTAGCTGCAATTCCATATCGATGGTTTCTTTATCTCTAATAGGATTTACATTACCATCAACATGCACAATGTTATCATTATCAAAACAGCGTAAAACGTGTAAAATAGCATCGGTTTCGCGAATGTTTGCTAGAAACTGATTTCCTAAACCTTCACCTTTACTTGCCCCTTTTACTAATCCTGCAATATCAACAATCTCAACAGTTGCTGGAATTACACGCTCTGGATTTACCAAAGATTCTAATTTTTCTAAACGTTTATCTGGCACATTTACCACACCTATATTTGGTTCTATAGTACAAAACGGAAAGTTTGCACTTTGCGCTTTAGCGTTTGACAAACAATTAAAAAGTGTTGATTTTCCAACATTTGGTAATCCTACAATACCTGCTTTCATAATTTACTGAGATTTTTGCGGTGCAAATGTAACCATTTCCTTTGTTATTTTTTGTAACATTTTTAGGCTTAAATCGTTTATTAAATATAAACCATCATAAATGAAAAAAATAACCCTATTATTTATAATTTGTTTTAGTTGCTTTTATACATTTTCACAAAATATAACAACTAAGTTAATAGACCAGAATAGCAAAAGTCCCATTCCGTTTGCCAATATTAAAACTGGAGAATATAGTGGTGTAATTTCTAATGAAGAAGGTTATTTTACCATAAACACAGATAGTAACAACCTTAAAACCATTACTATTTCGTGTTTAGGTTATCAAAACAAAACAGTAAACATTCAAGATTTAAAAGCTTTAAATTATATAATTGCATTAAGTGAAGCTATAAACCAACTTAACGAGGTTTATATTAGCAATAAAAAACCTAATGCCGACTCAATAATCGCAAGAGTTATTGCCAAAATTGACGATAATTACGACTCCAATCTTAACAAATACAATATATTTCATAGAACAACAGATTATGTAGATTTTCAAAGTCTAGACTTTGAAATTGAAAAAGCTTCGCATGTAAAAAAGAAGAATCTTGAAGACGCTAATGCTAGTTTAAGTGCCTTATCCAAAAAAATACGCGAAAGTGATATGAAACATTTCACCGATTTTAAAGGCGAACTTTACAGCTTAAACAAAGACAGTAGTAAAATTGTAGTTACAAAAGCTACAAAACTTATAGATTATAAAAACGACTTTGAAGTAGAAGATATACAAACCAAAGCACAAAGTGTTATTTTAAAATATCTGGATACTACAAAAACCTATAAATTAAAAACTGGCATTTTTAAAATTGAAGATTCTCTGTCTTTAAATGATGATGAATTTAAAGAAGAGGAAGAAAAACACGAATTTGATTTAAACCATTTAAATAACGAAACCAAAAGTTTACTACGTCGTGGGCAGTTTTACAAAGACTCGTTTTTAAACAAGCTTTTAAACTCTAGTTTATATGATTATGTTTATGAAGATATTATTTATAACAATGGCGAATTAAACTATGTAATTACATTTACTCCCAGAAAAGGAAAAGCAAAATATAGTGGTAAATTGTATGTAGCAAACGATAGTTATGCCATTACGCGAGTTGATTACACTTATTACAAAAAAAGACATGGCGAAAAGCTAAATTTAAAACTTATTTTAGGTATAAAATACATTGCTAACGTTAGCGAAGGCTTGCTTTTATTTGAAAAAAACAGCGAAAACAAATACCATCCAAAATATTTAAAACGCACTACAGGTAGTTATTTTTATGTAAGTCGCGATATAAAGTTTATTGAAAATAGCAGAGCCAGAAATAAAGTGGGGTTTAGTTTTAAAATTGAAGGTAATAACCGTAATAAAGAAGAAATACTATTTACAGCAAATAATAAATTAAGTTTAAACGATTTTGTAGCTATAAAACAAAACAAAGTAGCGCCTTACACGGTTTTAAACGAATTTGAAAACACTATTTGGGAAAACGAAAACACTTTAGCGCCTTTACAGGAAATGAAAGATTTTAAGGTTGAGGATTAGATAGAATTTTTATTCAGTTTTGGATGTGGTTTAGTCATTCTAAAACACGAGGTTTGATAAAAAAATAGAAGCAATTAATAATAAACGTTATTGGTGATTCTTTTTAATTTTCTTAAATGCTTTGACCAAATGTCAATAGGTTGGTATCTGGATCAAGTATAGAGAATTCCTTTTGTCCCCAAGGTTTAGATTCCAATTTCCCATTTGGGTGAATAGTTACGTTATTATTTAATAATGTTTGGTAAAAATTGTCGATATCATCAGTTCTAATATAAACTTGTCCGTAATTATCTTCAGGAGCAAGTTCTTTAAATTCAAAGAAATGAATTTCTATTTTATCTTTTCT containing:
- a CDS encoding VOC family protein; translation: MLTDINPKLPMRDKNVTRTFYVNKLGFKEISDYEGYLMVRKDKIEIHFFEFKELAPEDNYGQVYIRTDDIDNFYQTLLNNNVTIHPNGKLESKPWGQKEFSILDPDTNLLTFGQSI
- a CDS encoding SRPBCC family protein — translated: MPIIELHTTIDSDIKTCFDLARDVDFYQKNLKHSKEIALAGRTTGLVELNDYVTWEANYMGFVQHLTLKITEFEAPNLFVDELAFGAYKSYRHEHLFRESDDKTIMTDRFYFELPYGILGKFVNWIFLKSYMTKLLKTRNSFLKEKAESL
- a CDS encoding DMT family transporter; its protein translation is MQTTRHFWLGIIIGVLGIVLFSSKAVMVKLTYNYQVDAISVLLLRMLFSFPFYIIIAYIYRNKNNDVKIKNKDYVWVVFFGFVGYYLASYFDFVGLTYIKASLERIILFLYPTIVLLLNRLFLKQPITKTQAGAIGLTYLGIVIAFSDEVAISGTDTYLGGFFILLSAITYASYLVGSGWLIPKFGVVKFTAYAMLVSCICVFIHYSIISKISLFSFAWEVYVLGFLIAVFATVIPSFLVSISIKMISSSNFAIVAGIGPISTIILAAIFLNETLTLLQLIGALIVIVGILLVSLKKN
- the ychF gene encoding redox-regulated ATPase YchF encodes the protein MKAGIVGLPNVGKSTLFNCLSNAKAQSANFPFCTIEPNIGVVNVPDKRLEKLESLVNPERVIPATVEIVDIAGLVKGASKGEGLGNQFLANIRETDAILHVLRCFDNDNIVHVDGNVNPIRDKETIDMELQLKDLETVEKKLDKVKRAAKTGNKDAQKEEAVLLKIKAGLEAGTSVRALEFSEDDDNDFVKPSQFITDKPVMYVCNVDEESAVSGNTYVEQVKEAVKDESAEVLVLAVGTEADINELDDYEERQMFLQDIGLDEPGSAKLIRSAYKLLNQQTYFTAGVKEVRAWTVDIGATAPQAAGVIHTDFEKGFIRAEVIAYDDYVNYGSEAKVKEAGKMRVEGKNYIVKDGDVMHFLFNV
- a CDS encoding carboxypeptidase-like regulatory domain-containing protein; translated protein: MKKITLLFIICFSCFYTFSQNITTKLIDQNSKSPIPFANIKTGEYSGVISNEEGYFTINTDSNNLKTITISCLGYQNKTVNIQDLKALNYIIALSEAINQLNEVYISNKKPNADSIIARVIAKIDDNYDSNLNKYNIFHRTTDYVDFQSLDFEIEKASHVKKKNLEDANASLSALSKKIRESDMKHFTDFKGELYSLNKDSSKIVVTKATKLIDYKNDFEVEDIQTKAQSVILKYLDTTKTYKLKTGIFKIEDSLSLNDDEFKEEEEKHEFDLNHLNNETKSLLRRGQFYKDSFLNKLLNSSLYDYVYEDIIYNNGELNYVITFTPRKGKAKYSGKLYVANDSYAITRVDYTYYKKRHGEKLNLKLILGIKYIANVSEGLLLFEKNSENKYHPKYLKRTTGSYFYVSRDIKFIENSRARNKVGFSFKIEGNNRNKEEILFTANNKLSLNDFVAIKQNKVAPYTVLNEFENTIWENENTLAPLQEMKDFKVED